Proteins co-encoded in one Pseudomonas beijingensis genomic window:
- the hexR gene encoding transcriptional regulator HexR — translation MNLLQHIAQSRHLLRKSELKVADHVLLDPAAVMHSSMADLAHSVGISEPTIVRFCRAIGCSGFQDLKLKLAQSLAAGASFGQFAIHEDDSVADYSLKIFDTTLHTLMEVREKLDPVALQKAVTAMSQAQRVEFYGFGASGAVAADAQHKFFRLLLTAAAYSDPHMQAMSAVTLKPTDVAICISQSGRSKDLLITANLVRESGASLITLCPSQTPLAELSTVNLAIDVHEDTEIYTPLTSRIAHLVVIDVLAMGVAMARGPSLVNHLKSVKRSLRSLRLSPKSVKALDD, via the coding sequence TTGAACCTGTTGCAACACATCGCCCAGTCACGCCACTTGCTGCGCAAGTCGGAGCTGAAAGTCGCCGATCATGTACTGCTTGATCCTGCGGCCGTGATGCATAGCTCCATGGCCGATCTTGCCCACAGCGTCGGCATCAGCGAACCGACCATCGTGCGCTTCTGCCGGGCCATCGGTTGCTCGGGTTTCCAGGACTTGAAACTCAAACTGGCGCAAAGCCTGGCCGCCGGCGCGAGCTTCGGTCAGTTTGCGATCCATGAAGATGACTCAGTGGCGGACTACAGCCTGAAAATCTTCGACACCACCCTGCATACGCTGATGGAGGTTCGCGAGAAGCTCGACCCGGTGGCATTGCAAAAAGCTGTCACGGCCATGTCCCAGGCCCAGCGTGTCGAGTTCTATGGCTTCGGTGCTTCGGGCGCGGTGGCGGCCGATGCCCAGCACAAGTTCTTCCGGTTGCTGCTGACGGCAGCGGCCTATTCCGATCCGCACATGCAGGCCATGTCGGCGGTGACCTTGAAGCCCACCGATGTGGCGATCTGCATTTCCCAATCGGGCCGTTCCAAGGATCTGCTGATCACCGCGAACCTGGTGCGCGAAAGCGGGGCCTCGCTGATCACCTTGTGCCCGAGCCAGACGCCACTGGCTGAGCTTTCCACAGTGAACCTGGCCATCGACGTGCATGAAGACACCGAGATCTACACGCCACTGACCTCACGCATCGCCCACTTGGTGGTGATCGACGTATTGGCAATGGGCGTCGCTATGGCCCGTGGCCCGAGCTTGGTCAACCACCTCAAGAGCGTGAAGCGCAGCCTTCGCAGCTTGCGGCTGTCGCCCAAGTCGGTGAAAGCGCTGGACGACTGA
- a CDS encoding Tim44 domain-containing protein — MKRFLSIAMALCIGLTMAIDANAAKRFGGGKSSGAAPTHQTSQMAPSSAAGSTAATAGAAGAAGAATKASGASRWLGPLAGIAAGGLLASMFMGDGFQGMQIFDILIMAVIAFLVFRFIAARRRKQQEQLAPAGHAPMQREVFNQQPPASGSIFGGSAAPVAARPVINAPAWFNEQRFIEAARSHFMSLQQHWDANEMDKISEFVTPQLLEFLKRERAELGDGFQSTYIDNLQVQLDGVDDRADKTIATLTFSGVSKDSRFDKGEAFSESWNMERAQGDDQPWLVAGIRQNG, encoded by the coding sequence ATGAAACGTTTTCTTAGCATCGCCATGGCGTTGTGCATCGGCCTGACGATGGCCATCGACGCCAATGCCGCCAAGCGCTTTGGCGGTGGTAAAAGTTCGGGAGCAGCCCCGACTCACCAGACCAGCCAGATGGCGCCGTCTTCTGCCGCCGGTTCTACCGCTGCCACCGCAGGCGCGGCCGGTGCCGCAGGCGCCGCTACCAAGGCCAGCGGCGCTTCGCGCTGGCTCGGCCCCCTGGCCGGCATCGCCGCCGGTGGCCTGCTCGCCTCCATGTTCATGGGCGACGGCTTCCAGGGCATGCAGATCTTCGACATCCTGATCATGGCGGTCATCGCCTTCCTGGTCTTCCGTTTCATTGCCGCTCGTCGTCGCAAGCAGCAGGAGCAACTCGCTCCGGCCGGCCACGCGCCGATGCAGCGTGAAGTGTTCAACCAGCAGCCGCCTGCCAGTGGTTCGATCTTCGGGGGTTCGGCAGCGCCTGTGGCCGCCCGTCCGGTCATCAATGCGCCGGCCTGGTTCAACGAGCAACGCTTCATCGAAGCCGCGCGCAGCCACTTCATGTCCCTGCAGCAACATTGGGACGCGAACGAAATGGACAAGATCTCCGAGTTCGTGACCCCGCAACTGCTGGAATTCCTCAAGCGCGAGCGGGCTGAGCTGGGTGATGGCTTCCAGTCAACCTACATCGACAACCTGCAGGTGCAACTGGATGGCGTCGACGATCGCGCCGACAAGACCATCGCCACCCTGACCTTCAGCGGTGTGTCGAAGGATTCTCGCTTCGACAAGGGCGAAGCGTTCAGCGAAAGCTGGAACATGGAACGTGCCCAGGGCGATGACCAGCCTTGGCTGGTGGCAGGTATCCGCCAGAACGGTTGA
- a CDS encoding PA3496 family putative envelope integrity protein — protein sequence MTQSYEERSAVKTRRQQEDQRRMAFRRAIEDRYEQRQLLAEISEFPDAAEFNYWQATPAASRRNAQPGR from the coding sequence ATGACCCAGTCCTACGAAGAACGCAGCGCCGTCAAAACCCGTCGTCAGCAAGAAGACCAGCGCCGCATGGCGTTCCGTCGTGCCATCGAAGACCGCTATGAACAGCGCCAGCTCTTGGCCGAGATCAGCGAATTTCCTGACGCGGCAGAGTTCAATTACTGGCAGGCAACACCGGCGGCTTCCCGTCGAAACGCTCAACCAGGCCGATGA
- a CDS encoding EAL domain-containing protein, translating to MTLNSDPAGPSVEPRVICKQYATEMAVERTRLLYQGSLLPTLFMLLNGLVCAALLWEPRRYFLVSVWLVWLLSLVALRVIQVAAFDSAMPSRQAHPIWLRMFLLGSAMTGLTLAGAGIALVPADSFQQQAWVFGLIGAAALSASVAYAVSLPAFLSFALPCLLPAIGYLFWGGDEQQRGWGWLGLIVLVSLSVVAWQVNRLIQSGMLRRFQNQALIEHLQQTQTRSALLNEALGREVEQRRSAEEKLRAAQVGLEARVAQRSLELEAASQALSKSEARLALALKASELGLWDWNLQTDEVHHTQLKELFGLEPEYVTAMLSHLTPRLHPQDVPALKRALVEHLKGRSEDYQIEYRVRHGDGHWVWIEDRGRAVERSASGRVLRMVGTRRDISASKELEQQRQLAATVFEAASEGIVIFDPNYLLLAANQAFTRVTGFNIEDMLGRSVVDLPCSRDARRHYPIIRQALKQHGTWQGELVEARANGELYPQWLQLNVVRNARGNVSHIVGFFADLSARRESEERMRYLTHYDELTGLANRSLFRERLNEAHQRVRQGGRRSLALLHINLDRFKLLNDSLGHDIADQLLQKMARRLINALPEADTIARLSGDEFAVLFDAYGNLSSLARVATRLAAKLRVPLTIEGHELVLSASIGISLLPDNTREIATLVSQANMAMQHAKHLGGNNFQFYTDSLQASTLERLQLENQLRKALEEQQLKVFYQPKLCLATGRLNAAEALVRWDHPAMGRVPPGDFIGLAEETGLIGPIGEFVLRQACWQACEWQRQGLEPIRVSVNLSVHQLRQGKLVSLVRQVLEETGLAPQYLELELTESQLLDSVEHIIATFQQLRDLGVKLAIDDFGTGYSSLSYLKRIPVDYVKIDQAFIRGLGEGSVDTAITRAIIAMAHGLSLKVVAEGVERQEQLDFLRSECCDEVQGYLISRPVEAEGLAGLLRMQHLIE from the coding sequence ATGACCCTCAATTCCGATCCGGCGGGGCCCAGTGTGGAACCACGGGTCATCTGCAAGCAGTACGCCACGGAGATGGCGGTCGAGCGCACACGTCTGCTGTATCAAGGCTCGCTGCTGCCTACGCTGTTCATGCTGCTCAACGGTCTGGTCTGCGCTGCGCTGTTATGGGAGCCGCGACGCTATTTTTTGGTCAGTGTCTGGCTCGTCTGGTTGTTGTCACTGGTGGCGTTGCGAGTGATCCAGGTGGCGGCTTTCGATTCGGCGATGCCAAGCCGCCAGGCGCACCCGATCTGGTTGCGGATGTTTTTGCTGGGCTCAGCGATGACCGGCCTGACGCTGGCCGGGGCCGGGATCGCGCTGGTCCCGGCCGACAGCTTCCAGCAGCAGGCCTGGGTGTTCGGCCTGATTGGCGCGGCCGCGCTGTCGGCCAGCGTGGCCTATGCCGTGAGTCTTCCGGCGTTCCTGTCCTTCGCTTTGCCTTGCCTGTTACCGGCCATCGGCTATCTCTTCTGGGGCGGCGATGAGCAGCAACGTGGCTGGGGCTGGCTCGGGCTGATTGTGCTGGTTTCCTTGAGCGTGGTGGCCTGGCAAGTCAACCGCTTGATCCAGAGTGGCATGCTGCGACGCTTTCAGAACCAGGCCCTGATCGAGCATCTGCAGCAGACCCAAACCCGCAGTGCATTGCTCAACGAGGCGCTGGGCCGGGAGGTCGAGCAACGTCGCTCGGCCGAGGAGAAGCTGCGGGCGGCCCAGGTTGGCCTGGAGGCGCGAGTCGCGCAGCGCAGCCTTGAACTGGAGGCCGCCAGCCAGGCCCTGAGCAAGAGCGAGGCGCGCCTGGCCTTGGCCCTCAAAGCCAGTGAGCTGGGGTTGTGGGATTGGAACCTGCAGACTGACGAAGTCCATCACACCCAGCTCAAGGAGCTGTTCGGGCTGGAGCCCGAATACGTCACGGCGATGCTCAGCCACCTGACCCCGCGCCTGCACCCCCAGGATGTGCCGGCACTCAAGCGGGCCCTGGTCGAACACCTCAAGGGCCGTAGCGAGGATTACCAGATCGAATACCGTGTGCGTCACGGCGATGGTCACTGGGTCTGGATCGAAGACCGCGGCCGGGCCGTGGAGCGCAGCGCGAGCGGGCGGGTGCTGCGCATGGTTGGCACCCGGCGCGACATCAGCGCCAGCAAGGAACTCGAGCAGCAACGGCAGCTGGCGGCCACGGTATTCGAGGCCGCCAGCGAAGGCATTGTTATTTTCGACCCCAACTACCTGCTGCTTGCCGCCAATCAGGCGTTCACGCGGGTCACCGGTTTCAATATCGAGGACATGCTCGGGCGCAGCGTGGTCGACCTGCCGTGCAGTCGCGATGCGCGCCGGCACTACCCGATCATTCGCCAAGCGCTCAAGCAGCACGGCACCTGGCAGGGCGAGCTGGTGGAGGCGCGGGCCAACGGCGAGCTGTATCCGCAATGGCTGCAATTGAACGTGGTGCGCAATGCTCGGGGAAATGTCAGCCATATCGTGGGCTTCTTCGCCGATCTTTCGGCCCGACGCGAATCCGAAGAGCGGATGCGCTACCTGACCCATTACGACGAGCTGACCGGGCTGGCGAATCGTTCGCTGTTTCGCGAGCGCCTGAACGAAGCTCATCAGCGTGTGCGCCAGGGCGGACGGCGCAGCCTGGCGTTGCTGCATATCAACCTGGACCGCTTCAAGTTGCTCAACGACAGCCTTGGTCATGACATCGCCGACCAGTTGTTGCAGAAAATGGCGCGGCGCCTGATCAATGCACTGCCCGAGGCGGACACCATCGCCCGGTTATCCGGCGATGAGTTTGCGGTGTTGTTCGATGCCTACGGCAACCTTTCAAGTCTGGCCCGGGTGGCGACCCGGTTGGCCGCCAAGCTGCGTGTGCCGCTGACCATCGAAGGCCATGAACTGGTGCTCAGCGCCTCCATCGGCATCAGCTTGTTGCCTGACAACACGCGGGAAATTGCCACGCTGGTCAGCCAGGCGAATATGGCCATGCAGCATGCCAAGCATTTGGGCGGCAACAATTTCCAGTTCTACACCGACAGCCTCCAAGCCAGCACGCTGGAGCGCCTGCAACTGGAAAACCAGTTGCGCAAAGCCTTGGAAGAGCAACAACTGAAGGTCTTTTATCAGCCAAAATTGTGTCTGGCGACCGGTCGCCTGAATGCCGCCGAGGCGCTGGTGCGTTGGGATCATCCGGCCATGGGGCGGGTGCCGCCGGGGGATTTCATTGGCCTGGCCGAAGAGACCGGCTTGATCGGGCCGATTGGCGAGTTCGTGTTGCGCCAGGCCTGTTGGCAGGCGTGCGAATGGCAGCGTCAAGGGCTCGAGCCGATCAGGGTGTCGGTCAATCTGTCGGTGCATCAACTGCGCCAGGGCAAGCTGGTCAGCCTGGTGCGACAAGTGCTGGAAGAAACCGGCCTGGCGCCCCAGTACCTGGAACTGGAGTTGACCGAGAGCCAGCTGCTCGACAGCGTTGAACACATCATTGCCACGTTTCAGCAATTGCGTGACCTTGGGGTCAAGCTGGCGATCGACGATTTTGGCACCGGTTACTCATCCCTGAGCTACCTCAAACGCATCCCGGTGGACTACGTGAAGATCGATCAGGCATTCATTCGCGGGCTCGGCGAGGGCAGCGTGGACACCGCCATTACCCGGGCAATCATTGCAATGGCTCATGGACTGTCGCTCAAGGTAGTGGCCGAAGGTGTAGAGCGGCAGGAGCAGCTCGATTTCCTCAGGAGCGAGTGTTGTGACGAGGTGCAGGGGTATCTGATCAGCCGGCCGGTGGAAGCTGAGGGGCTGGCCGGTTTGTTGCGAATGCAACACTTGATTGAATGA
- the uvrD gene encoding DNA helicase II — translation MRDDLSLLLNSLNDAQRQAVAASVGRQLVLAGAGSGKTRVLVHRIAWLIQVENASPHSILSVTFTNKAAAEMRHRIEQLMGINPAGMWVGTFHGLAHRLLRAHWQEAGLSQTFQILDSDDQQRLVKRVIRELGLDEQRWPARQAQWFINGQKDEGLRPQHIQASGDLFLATMRSIYEAYEAACQRAGVIDFSELLLRALDLWRDHPGLLAHYQKRFRHVLVDEFQDTNAVQYAWLRLLAKGGDSLMVVGDDDQSIYGWRGAKIENIHQYSADFPDAEVIRLEQNYRSTAGILKAANALIANNTGRLGKELWTDGGEGEAINLYAAFNEHDEARYVVETIESALKTGLARSDIAILYRSNAQSRVLEEALLRERIPYRIYGGQRFFERAEIKNAMAYLRLIEGRGNDAALERVINVPTRGIGEKTVEAIRDHARHSHVSMWEAIRQLVTNKGVTGRAAGALKAFMDLIEDLAAKCGEMPLHLMTQTVIEQSGLIAYHEAEKGEKGQARVENLEELVSAARNFENTEEDADLSPLSAFLGHASLEAGDTQADEHEDSIQLMTLHSAKGLEFPYVFLVGMEEGLFPHKMSLEEPGRLEEERRLAYVGITRAMQNLVLTYAETRRLYGSETYNKVSRFVREVPKGLIQEVRLSNSVSRPFGGGQQQSTSSLFGGSDIPETGFSLGQTVRHSVFGDGVILNFEGAGAQARVQVNFSEGSKWLMLGYAKLEAI, via the coding sequence ATGCGCGATGATCTCTCCCTTCTGCTGAACTCCCTCAACGATGCCCAACGTCAGGCCGTAGCCGCCTCCGTGGGTCGTCAGTTGGTCCTGGCCGGTGCCGGCTCCGGTAAAACCCGAGTGCTGGTGCACCGTATCGCCTGGTTGATCCAGGTCGAGAACGCCTCGCCCCATTCGATCCTGTCGGTGACGTTCACCAACAAGGCCGCGGCCGAGATGCGCCATCGCATCGAACAACTGATGGGCATCAATCCCGCCGGCATGTGGGTCGGCACCTTCCACGGCCTGGCGCACCGCTTGTTGCGGGCGCATTGGCAGGAGGCCGGGCTGAGCCAGACCTTCCAGATCCTGGACAGCGACGACCAGCAACGCCTGGTCAAGCGGGTGATCCGCGAGCTGGGCCTGGACGAACAACGCTGGCCGGCCCGCCAGGCCCAATGGTTCATCAACGGCCAGAAAGACGAAGGCCTGCGCCCGCAGCACATCCAGGCCAGCGGCGACCTGTTCCTGGCGACCATGCGCAGCATCTACGAAGCCTACGAGGCGGCGTGCCAGCGTGCCGGGGTGATCGACTTTTCCGAATTGCTGCTACGGGCGCTGGACCTGTGGCGCGACCACCCAGGGCTGCTGGCCCACTACCAAAAGCGTTTCCGGCATGTGCTGGTGGACGAATTCCAAGACACCAACGCCGTGCAATACGCCTGGTTGCGGCTGCTCGCCAAGGGCGGCGACAGCCTGATGGTGGTGGGTGACGACGATCAGTCGATCTATGGCTGGCGTGGCGCCAAGATCGAGAACATCCACCAGTATTCGGCGGACTTTCCCGACGCCGAAGTCATCCGCCTGGAACAGAACTACCGCTCCACCGCCGGCATTCTCAAGGCTGCCAACGCCCTGATCGCCAACAACACCGGGCGCCTGGGCAAAGAATTGTGGACCGATGGCGGCGAAGGCGAGGCGATCAACCTCTACGCCGCCTTCAACGAACACGATGAAGCCCGCTACGTGGTGGAAACCATCGAGAGCGCGCTGAAAACCGGCCTGGCCCGCAGCGACATCGCCATTCTGTACCGGTCCAACGCCCAGTCGCGGGTGCTGGAAGAGGCATTGCTGCGCGAACGAATCCCCTACCGCATCTACGGCGGCCAGCGCTTCTTCGAGCGTGCTGAAATCAAGAACGCCATGGCCTACCTGCGCCTGATCGAAGGTCGCGGCAACGATGCGGCCCTGGAGCGGGTGATCAACGTGCCGACGCGGGGCATCGGCGAGAAAACCGTCGAGGCGATTCGCGATCACGCGCGCCACAGTCACGTATCCATGTGGGAAGCCATACGCCAGTTGGTGACCAACAAGGGTGTGACCGGTCGCGCCGCCGGCGCCCTGAAGGCCTTCATGGACCTGATCGAAGACCTGGCCGCCAAGTGTGGGGAAATGCCCCTGCACTTGATGACCCAGACCGTCATCGAGCAGTCCGGCCTGATCGCCTACCACGAAGCGGAAAAAGGCGAGAAAGGCCAAGCCCGGGTGGAAAACCTTGAGGAACTGGTCAGCGCCGCGCGCAATTTCGAGAACACCGAAGAAGACGCGGACCTGTCGCCTCTCTCGGCCTTCCTGGGCCATGCCTCCCTGGAGGCCGGCGACACCCAGGCCGACGAACATGAAGACAGCATCCAGCTGATGACGCTGCACAGCGCCAAGGGCCTGGAATTCCCCTACGTGTTCCTCGTGGGCATGGAAGAAGGCCTGTTCCCCCACAAGATGAGCCTGGAAGAACCGGGGCGCCTGGAAGAGGAACGGCGCCTGGCCTACGTCGGTATCACCCGCGCCATGCAGAATCTGGTGCTGACCTACGCCGAAACCCGACGTTTGTATGGCAGCGAGACCTACAACAAGGTGTCGCGCTTCGTACGTGAGGTGCCAAAGGGCCTGATCCAAGAAGTCCGGCTGTCCAACAGTGTCAGCCGACCATTCGGTGGCGGCCAGCAACAAAGCACCAGCAGCCTGTTCGGCGGCAGCGATATCCCGGAAACCGGCTTCAGCCTCGGCCAGACCGTGCGGCATTCGGTGTTCGGTGACGGCGTGATCCTCAACTTCGAAGGCGCCGGCGCCCAGGCCCGGGTGCAGGTGAACTTCAGCGAAGGCAGCAAGTGGCTGATGCTGGGGTATGCCAAGCTCGAGGCGATCTAA
- a CDS encoding SMI1/KNR4 family protein: protein MEEIIEQLREANEPVPVPLELPDEDLLVEIEEQLFIDIPFVFREFLLTVSDVVYGSLEPVTVTDPQSHTYLPDVAANAWDAGVDRSLIPICQDGDDYYCVEEDGTVVLWQAEEELIAEETWESVWHWARDVWLES, encoded by the coding sequence GTGGAAGAAATCATCGAACAATTGCGTGAAGCCAACGAGCCCGTACCGGTCCCGCTGGAATTGCCCGACGAAGACTTACTGGTAGAGATCGAAGAGCAGCTGTTCATCGATATCCCATTCGTCTTCAGGGAGTTTTTGCTGACCGTCAGCGATGTCGTCTACGGCAGCCTGGAACCGGTGACCGTCACCGATCCACAGTCCCACACCTACCTGCCGGACGTGGCCGCCAATGCCTGGGACGCCGGTGTCGACCGCAGCCTGATCCCGATCTGCCAGGACGGCGACGATTATTACTGCGTTGAAGAGGACGGCACGGTGGTGCTGTGGCAGGCCGAAGAAGAACTGATCGCCGAGGAAACCTGGGAATCGGTCTGGCACTGGGCGCGGGACGTCTGGCTGGAAAGCTGA